A region of Saccharomyces mikatae IFO 1815 strain IFO1815 genome assembly, chromosome: 12 DNA encodes the following proteins:
- the BRE2 gene encoding Bre2p (similar to Saccharomyces cerevisiae BRE2 (YLR015W); ancestral locus Anc_5.236), whose amino-acid sequence MKLGIIPYQESTDIVYSNVPQNREERRRPNLPQLEATHQIKSSVQSECFEFVRTEDIPLNRRHFVYRPCSANPFFTTLGYGCTEYPFDHSGLSVMDRSDGLSITRDRNDLVSVPDQYGWRTARSDVCIKEGMTYWEVEVIRGGNVKCTPGVDNKERADDLVDKVQSGIYEKINKQVNETPHLRFGVCRREAGLEAPVGFDAYGYGVRDISLESIHEGKLNCVLENGSPLKEGDKIGFLLKLPSTAAQIKQAKEFTKRRVLALNSNVNTMNEPWREDTDNGPSRKKLKQETTNKEFERALLEDIEYDDVVRDQIAIRYKNQLFFEATDYVKTTKPEYYSSDRREREDYYQLEDSFLAIFKNGKYVGKAFENLKPFLPPFSELQYNEKFYLGYWQHGEAREESNDKGTTNVKKKKQQQKKKKGLILRNKYVNNNKLGYYPTISCFNGGTARIITEANKLEYLDQVKANCCVGRDSRVNTLDTLYKEQIAEDIVWDIIDELEQIASTIT is encoded by the coding sequence ATGAAGTTGGGTATTATACCTTATCAAGAGAGTACCGACATTGTTTACAGTAATGTTCCCCAAAATCGGGAGGAACGGAGGAGACCTAATCTACCACAGTTGGAAGCAACGCACCAAATCAAATCATCAGTTCAGAGTGaatgttttgaatttgtACGCACAGAGGATATTCCTTTAAATCGCAGACACTTTGTGTACAGACCGTGCTCTGCGAATCCATTTTTCACCACTTTAGGATATGGTTGTACAGAATACCCGTTTGACCATTCTGGACTCAGCGTGATGGACAGATCCGACGGATTATCAATTACTCGAGACAGAAACGACTTGGTTAGTGTTCCAGACCAATACGGTTGGAGAACTGCAAGAAGCGATGTATGCATTAAAGAGGGAATGACATATTGGGAAGTGGAGGTGATTCGTGGAGGCAATGTGAAGTGCACACCAGGAGTTGATAACAAGGAAAGAGCGGATGATTTAGTTGATAAAGTGCAAAGTGGTATATacgaaaaaataaacaagcAAGTAAATGAAACCCCACACCTAAGGTTTGGAGTTTGCAGAAGGGAAGCCGGTTTAGAGGCTCCCGTTGGGTTTGATGCGTACGGGTATGGTGTTAGGGATATTTCTTTAGAATCAATTCACGAAGGAAAATTGAATTGCGTTTTGGAAAATGGTTCGCCATTGAAAGAGGGCGATAAGATTGGGTTTTTACTCAAACTTCCTAGCACTGCTGCTCAAATCAAACAAGCTAAGGAGTTTACCAAAAGAAGAGTTCTAGCGTTGAACTCGAATGTGAATACAATGAATGAACCTTGGAGAGAAGATACCGATAATGGGCCttcgagaaaaaaattgaaacaaGAGACGACGAATAAGGAGTTCGAAAGGGCATTATTAGAAGACATTGAATATGACGATGTTGTTCGAGACCAAATCGCCATCAGATACAAGAATCAGTTATTCTTTGAAGCCACAGATTATGTGAAGACAACGAAACCGGAATATTATTCTTCTGATAGAAGAGAGAGGGAAGACTACTACCAATTGGAAGATTCATTCCTGGCTATATTTAAAAATGGTAAATACGTAGGTAAGGCGTTCGAGAATTTAAAACCGTTTTTACCACCCTTTAGCGAATTGcaatataatgaaaagttCTATCTTGGATATTGGCAGCATGGTGAAGCTCGTGAAGAGTCTAATGATAAAGGCACAACCAatgtgaagaaaaaaaagcagcaacagaagaagaaaaagggaTTGATACTCAGAAACAAGTACGTGAATAATAACAAATTGGGTTACTATCCGACAATTAGTTGCTTCAATGGTGGAACTGCAAGAATAATTACTGAAGCAAATAAATTGGAGTATCTCGACCAAGTTAAAGCAAATTGTTGTGTCGGCAGAGATTCAAGAGTTAACACGCTGGATACATTGTACAAAGAACAAATAGCAGAAGACATAGTATGGGACATAATCGATGAATTGGAGCAAATTGCCTCAACAATAACCTAG
- the GAT3 gene encoding Gat3p (similar to Saccharomyces cerevisiae GAT3 (YLR013W)): MNIKTLCHQDYKRITIESLLNPVEEVIYCKRVQDNLKTSNKYTNGSLYASTISAVLVPHNVKKRRGVTRKCPQCAVVKTSPQWREGPDGEVTLCNACGLFYRKIFLVFGKSLAKRYFNEIKGASVKRKVPKCLYGVTRTC; this comes from the coding sequence ATGAATATTAAAACTTTGTGCCATCAAGATTACAAAAGAATCACCATTGAATCGTTATTGAACCCAGTTGAAGAGGTTATATACTGTAAAAGGGTCCAAGATAATTTAAAAACCAGTAATAAATACACTAATGGATCCTTGTATGCCAGCACAATTAGTGCCGTTTTAGTTCCACACAATGtcaaaaagagaagaggAGTCACTAGAAAGTGTCCACAGTGTGCTGTAGTAAAGACTTCTCCGCAATGGAGAGAGGGTCCTGATGGAGAAGTGACATTATGTAATGCCTGTGGCCTATTTTAtagaaagatatttttggtttttgGTAAGAGTCTAGCTAAGCGGTACTTTAACGAGATAAAAGGTGCCAGTGTTAAACGAAAGGTTCCAAAGTGCCTTTATGGAGTTACAAGGACATGTTGA
- the NSE1 gene encoding Smc5-Smc6 complex subunit NSE1 (similar to Saccharomyces cerevisiae NSE1 (YLR007W); ancestral locus Anc_5.231) gives MEENEEQVSTPATGDATAKYLLQYILSARGICHENALILALMRLETDASRFNGKWSTQQWIDKLNGCINAINVKLNLLGYKIIRINHGIGRNAVALRNKQNLGPFEENTEIGGHGNSFTDSQPMILPESNRFFVYINLASTEETKLATRFNQNEIEFIKWAIEQFMINGEAVIEDMASDTSVIVREINRILVAATDDSNFTKWRKFSTFTVGSTALLQFEGLTATEIEDLLLRLCEYKWFYRTKEGKFGIDLRCIAELEEYLTSMYNLNTCQNCHKLAIQGVRCGNESCRKEDEETGESSPPQIWHVDCFKHYITHVSKNCDRCGSLLITEGVYVL, from the coding sequence ATGgaggaaaatgaagagcAGGTCTCTACACCTGCAACAGGGGATGCTACGGCGAAGTATCTACTACAGTATATCTTGTCAGCAAGAGGCATTTGTCATGAAAACGCTTTGATTCTAGCTCTAATGAGATTGGAAACTGATGCTTCAAGATTTAATGGGAAATGGTCGACACAGCAGTGGATTGATAAATTAAATGGTTGTATAAACGCTATAAACGTAAAACTGAACCTTTTGGGTTATAAAATCATTCGGATCAACCATGGGATTGGTAGAAACGCAGTAGCTTTAAGGAACAAACAGAACCTCGGTCCCTTTGAAGAGAATACTGAAATAGGAGGCCATGGTAATAGTTTTACAGATTCGCAGCCAATGATACTTCCAGAGAGTAACCGATTTTTCGTATATATTAACTTAGCATCCACTGAGGAGACCAAGTTAGCCACGAGGTTCAATCAAAACGAGATCGAGTTTATTAAATGGGCCATTGAGCAGTTCATGATCAATGGTGAAGCTGTTATCGAAGATATGGCATCTGACACTTCAGTAATCGTGAGGGAGATTAACCGTATTCTCGTAGCGGCAACGGACGACTCTAATTTCACCAAATGGCGAAAGTTCAGTACATTTACTGTAGGGTCTACCGCTCTTCTCCAATTCGAGGGCCTGACGGCTACGgaaattgaagatttaTTACTTCGATTATGCGAATACAAATGGTTTTACAGAACTAAGGAGGGGAAATTCGGTATTGACCTCCGCTGCATAGCAGAACTGGAAGAGTACTTGACATCCATGTACAATTTGAACACTTGCCAAAATTGCCACAAATTAGCTATCCAAGGTGTCAGGTGCGGGAACGAATCTTGTCGAAAGGAAGACGAGGAAACAGGAGAAAGCAGTCCGCCCCAAATTTGGCATGTTGATTGTTTTAAGCATTATATTACGCATGTAAGCAAGAATTGTGATCGCTGTGGTTCATTGCTAATCACAGAGGGTGTATACGTTCTTTAA
- the POM34 gene encoding Pom34p (similar to Saccharomyces cerevisiae POM34 (YLR018C); ancestral locus Anc_5.203): MKAQADQLSLDNNGMSELLPDTDSKPSLQTQNDTPVFKLGNFESPVLKELSRRTVNKEAETQRIITNAIAFAVWNLLVKFIRFFRENTHIGTQICNSVTRIHLYLLTFHAVKRANIIYYSTFSWLTTELVDYLFHLLILLNILFSLWKLLSTVNVSDLNLTNRQKKLLGVDIQSSVDRGLQPQEPHCLSASMAHKLSQNKTHIPQTSSKNHPTFLFKGLETPLKARQKETAEEQTKQKSYSAHLKNVSGTLQRDSSVSGTLLGASTYNSSPHTPAARKGYIPSSKYAYMMNSQSPRGKI, from the coding sequence ATGAAGGCCCAAGCGGATCAATTAAGCCTAGACAATAACGGCATGTCAGAACTGCTGCCGGACACAGACAGCAAGCCCTCATTACAGACACAAAATGACACACCAGTGTTCAAATTGGGCAACTTTGAAAGTCCAGTGCTTAAAGAACTCTCTCGTCGAACGGTAAATAAGGAGGCGGAGACGCAAAGGATTATTACAAACGCGATTGCGTTTGCGGTCTGGAACCTGTTGGTGAAGTTTATCAGGTTTTTTCGAGAAAACACTCATATTGGGACACAGATTTGCAACAGTGTGACCAGAATTCATTTATACTTATTAACCTTTCACGCGGTAAAGCGGGCCAACATCATATACTACTCAACGTTCAGCTGGTTAACGACAGAACTTGTCGACTACTTGTTCCACCTGTTAATTTTACTTAATATACTGTTTTCCCTTTGGAAGCTCTTATCCACCGTCAATGTTAGTGATTTGAATCTGACCAATaggcaaaaaaaactattggGTGTGGATATACAGTCATCTGTCGACCGTGGATTGCAACCACAAGAACCGCACTGCTTGTCCGCTTCCATGGCTCATAAGTTGTcacaaaacaaaacacaTATTCCTCAAACAAGCAGTAAAAACCATCCAACATTTCTCTTCAAAGGTCTAGAGACACCTTTGAAAGCAAGACAAAAGGAAACGGCAGAGGAACAGACAAAACAGAAATCTTATTCTGCACACTTGAAGAACGTGTCTGGTACTCTACAAAGAGACAGCAGTGTTAGTGGCACACTTTTAGGTGCTAGCACCTACAATAGCTCGCCGCATACGCCTGCAGCTAGGAAGGGCTACATTCCAAGTAGTAAATATGCATACATGATGAACTCACAATCTCCAAGgggaaaaatataa
- the MEU1 gene encoding S-methyl-5-thioadenosine phosphorylase (similar to Saccharomyces cerevisiae MEU1 (YLR017W); ancestral locus Anc_5.204): MNRIKNTFAVAKRLKLSKFMTNSDLPSTFEGTVDLGIIGGTGLYNLACLEPIALLPPMVTPWGITSSPVTISQFVGTNSHFHVAFIARHGINHEYPPTKVPFRANMAALKNLNCKAVLSFSAVGSLQPHIKPRDFVLPQQIIDRTKGIRHSSYFNDEGLVGHVGFGQPFSQKFAEYIYQFKDAITNPESEEPCHLHFDKDMTVVCMEGPQFSTRAESKMYRMFGGHVINMSVIPEAKLARECELPYQMICMSTDYDAWRDEAEPVTVETVIGNLTNNGRNANLLASKIIVSMAKEIPEFMHSGDGLHGSIKKSISTKPEAMSTETLEKLRYLFPDYW; this comes from the coding sequence ATGAACCGGATTAAGAACACATTCGCTGTTGCCAAGAGGTTAAAACTAAGTAAATTTATGACCAACTCCGACTTACCAAGTACATTCGAAGGAACTGTTGATTTGGGAATTATTGGTGGTACAGGTTTATACAATCTAGCCTGTCTAGAGCCCATTGCCTTACTACCACCCATGGTAACACCATGGGGTATTACGTCGTCTCCCGTCACCATCTCACAGTTTGTGGGCACGAACAGCCACTTCCACGTTGCGTTCATCGCCAGACATGGTATCAACCACGAATACCCACCTACTAAAGTACCATTTAGAGCTAACATGGCAGCCTTGAAGAACCTAAATTGCAAAGCCGTTCTTTCATTCAGTGCTGTGGGGTCGTTGCAGCCTCATATCAAGCCCAGAGATTTCGTATTACCACAGCAAATAATTGACAGAACCAAAGGGATAAGACATTCTTCGTACTTCAACGATGAAGGCTTGGTAGGTCATGTTGGTTTTGGACAGcctttttctcaaaaattcGCCGAGTACATTTATCAGTTCAAGGATGCGATAACGAACCCTGAATCTGAGGAGCCGTGTCATTTACATTTCGACAAAGACATGACCGTTGTGTGCATGGAAGGCCCACAGTTCTCTACGCGTGCTGAATCCAAGATGTATAGAATGTTTGGTGGTCACGTTATCAATATGAGTGTAATTCCAGAAGCCAAATTAGCACGTGAGTGTGAGCTGCCTTACCAAATGATTTGTATGTCTACCGATTATGACGCATGGAGAGACGAGGCAGAACCTGTTACCGTGGAAACCGTTATTGGTAATCTGACAAACAATGGACGCAATGCAAACCTCTTGGCCTCCAAGATCATCGTTTCAATGGCTAAAGAAATACCCGAGTTCATGCATTCTGGCGATGGGCTGCACGGTTCCATCAAGAAATCTATTTCTACCAAACCGGAGGCTATGTCCACGGAAACCTTAGAGAAATTGAGATATTTATTTCCTGACTACTGGTAA
- the PML1 gene encoding Pml1p (similar to Saccharomyces cerevisiae PML1 (YLR016C); ancestral locus Anc_5.240) — protein sequence MFHRRKRPYNTSNYGYASKKLKPQYVNILPDFNPSGLLELESNNKEGVALKHVEPQDAISPDKYMDMRSLEPRDRTVYELLVYKKNGKDNAPWKRHNLNDRSCYLVGRELGHSLDSDFDDRKETVIADIGIPEETSSKQHCVIQFRNVGGVLKCYVMDLDSSNGTCLNNVVVPRARYIELRSGDVLTLSEFGEDTDYELVFMNV from the coding sequence ATGTTCCATAGACGCAAAAGACCCTATAACACGAGCAACTATGGGTATGCGagcaagaaattgaaaccGCAGTATGTTAATATCCTGCCAGACTTTAATCCTTCCGGTCTGTTAGAGCTGGAGTCGAATAACAAAGAAGGAGTAGCTTTGAAGCATGTAGAACCGCAGGATGCCATTTCACCAGACAAATATATGGATATGCGTAGCTTGGAGCCACGAGATAGAACTGTTTATGAGCTATTGGTATACAAAAAGAATGGCAAGGATAACGCCCCGTGGAAAAGACATAACTTGAATGACAGAAGCTGTTATTTAGTCGGTCGTGAACTGGGTCACAGTCTGGACTCAGATTTTGACGATAGGAAGGAAACTGTGATCGCAGATATCGGTATACCCGAAGAAACCTCTTCAAAGCAGCATTGTGTTATCCAGTTTAGGAATGTTGGTGGCGTTTTGAAATGCTATGTTATGGATTTAGATTCCTCTAATGGGACCTGCTTGAACAACGTTGTGGTTCCTAGAGCCAGATATATAGAGCTACGAAGCGGTGATGTCCTGACGCTCTCAGAATTTGGAGAAGATACAGATTATGAACTTGTCTTTATGAATGTATAA
- the TEN1 gene encoding Ten1p (similar to Saccharomyces cerevisiae TEN1 (YLR010C); ancestral locus Anc_5.234), translating into MSRLIVDLKCLKNKTTRKYNNLGNVDDGNGKKLGSIHRSERFRTVVRLVDFLFCESSTDRFEGFFCKMVVRNLHCLNITNGEEEMCFYMSEGLFSAHKDDIMLISGQVLDVRIGLWYGMYQSLPIFEIIDFKILSKNDVRDFCEFVRSPIGEKFLDMSNS; encoded by the coding sequence ATGAGCAGGCTGATAGTAGATTTAAAATGCCTGAAGAATAAAACAACAAGGAAGTATAATAATTTGGGTAATGTTGACGATGGAAACGGAAAGAAGCTAGGTAGTATTCATCGATCCGAAAGATTTAGAACTGTTGTTCGCTTAGTGGATTTCTTGTTCTGTGAGTCTAGTACAGACCGTTTTGAAGGATTTTTCTGCAAAATGGTAGTGAGGAATCTTCATTGTCTCAATATCACAaatggagaagaagaaatgtgTTTTTACATGAGTGAAGGATTGTTTTCAGCCCATAAAGATGATATCATGTTGATAAGTGGGCAAGTGCTAGATGTTCGCATTGGTTTATGGTATGGAATGTACCAAAGTTTgccaatttttgaaattattgatttCAAGATCCTATCCAAAAATGACGTTCGCGACTTCTGTGAATTTGTCAGATCACCAATTGGAGAGAAATTTCTGGACATGTCCAATTCTTGA
- the RLP24 gene encoding ATPase-activating ribosome biosynthesis protein (similar to Saccharomyces cerevisiae RLP24 (YLR009W); ancestral locus Anc_5.233), whose translation MRIYQCHFCSSPCYPGHGIMFVRNDAKEFRFCRSKCHKAFKQRRNPRKLKWTKAFRKAAGKELAVDSTLTFAQRRNVPVRYNRELVATTLKAMARIEEIRQKRERAFYKNRMRGNKEKDFLRDKKLVESNPELLRIREVEIARKLAKEQERAESQSEQEESEEEEEDMEIDSDEEEEEQLEKQKILLKNRRRNTKKIAF comes from the coding sequence ATGAGAATTTATCAATGTCATTTTTGCTCGTCACCATGTTATCCCGGCCATGGGATTATGTTTGTGCGTAATGATGCTAAAGAGTTTAGATTCTGTCGTTCTAAGTGTCACAAGGCCTTCAAGCAACGTCGTAAcccaagaaaattgaaatggACTAAAGCTTTTAGAAAGGCTGCCGGTAAAGAATTGGCTGTGGATTCTACCTTGACTTTCGcccaaagaagaaatgttCCTGTCAGATACAACAGAGAATTGGTTGCCACAACATTAAAGGCCATGGCTAGAATCGAAGAAATCAGACAAAAGCGTGAAAGAGCTTTCTATAAGAACAGAATGAGAGGtaacaaagaaaaggactTCTTGAGAGATAAGAAATTAGTCGAGTCTAACCCAGAACTATTGAGAATTAGAGAAGTCGAAATTGCTAGAAAACTGGccaaagaacaagaaaggGCCGAATCTCAATctgaacaagaagaatctgaagaagaggaggaagataTGGAAATTGAtagtgatgaagaagaggaagaacaATTGGAAAAGCAGAAGATCCTGCTAAagaacagaagaagaaacacaAAGAAAATCGCTTTTTAG
- the PPR1 gene encoding Ppr1p (similar to Saccharomyces cerevisiae PPR1 (YLR014C); ancestral locus Anc_5.235), giving the protein MKQKKLNSNKSNRSHLRKGDSPNIAISKSRTACKRCRLKKIKCDQEFPSCKRCAKLQVPCVSLDPATGKDVPRSYVFFLEDRLAVMMRMLKECGVDPMQVRGNIPATSDDEPFDLEKYSSVASLRQTGLLPHNGLLADYLVQKGHSMESSLSMSKTIETPQNISLQHKEFLIDSKEEDGNALLPETGSPIASNARAEELHQCNKEISALGTVKESSFNSFLGDSSGISFARLVFTATNFRQYSGDDVLDEDIKQREQKYKQYVEAENNPHFDPLELPPRHVAEVMISRFFVDTNSQLPLLHRELFLKKYYEPIYGPWNPDIALASDQSNINTEFEIPISSSFTAHTESKDENTTENVDGHLSENVPWYDTWVFLQKDNMSSVIQLPTEFHIPYFFLNIIFAIGHATQVLKSDISTVATYKRRATRYITSLFSSSDRLEALAGTLLMVIYSIMRPNVPGVWYTMGSVLRLTVDLGLHSEKINKNYDAFTREIRRRLFWCVYSLDRQICSYFGRPFGIPEESITTRYPSLLDDSLITITNQNVDDYSDLPNPNPSSKVIALAMYKIRRIQASIVRILYAPGAELPRRFMDLESWRIETYNELEHWFQVDVPKNFDVMNCKFNSIWFDLNYHYSKSILYGLSPKCPTLNDTAFEIVLNSTKGTIDVFYNLCVNKKIGYTWVAVHNMFMTGMTYLYVNFYSNNNINDSQEKVSEYSEKVLTVLKNLIGFCESAKTCYTSYKILSSVVIKLKFMPLKDDNGILSDSNTLTAQAKRVLGYGKRTDMFECDNNTFNQKTFNKSNFDEKVPFDIPLEEFFTELEKHSNIAQCDTLDVNENNPLMNESDPMNITSAVNNQFNSNNQDIMDILFQVTSGSVWDEFFVRSGNGNEGESSYDFSKGNNPGSSGIL; this is encoded by the coding sequence ATGAAGCAAAAGAAACTCAACTCAAATAAAAGTAATAGAAGCCATTTACGAAAAGGCGACTCTCCTAATATAGCAATTTCTAAATCTAGAACTGCATGTAAACGATGTCGGTTAAAGAAGATCAAATGTGATCAGGAATTTCCGAGCTGTAAAAGGTGCGCAAAACTACAAGTACCGTGTGTTTCCTTGGACCCAGCCACCGGGAAGGATGTTCCAAGATCTTATGTCTTTTTTCTAGAAGATAGATTGGCTGTCATGATGCGTATGTTGAAAGAGTGTGGTGTAGATCCCATGCAAGTACGGGGGAATATCCCTGCTACAAGTGATGACGAGCCTTTCGATTTAGAAAAGTACAGTTCAGTTGCATCTTTGCGGCAGACAGGACTGTTGCCACACAATGGTTTATTAGCAGATTATTTGGTTCAGAAAGGACATTCTATGGAATCTTCGCTTTCGATGAGCAAAACTATAGAAACCCCACAGAATATAAGTTTACAGCATAAAGAATTTCTGATAGATTCAAAGGAAGAGGACGGCAATGCTTTGTTACCTGAAACAGGCAGTCCAATTGCTTCAAACGCAAGAGCAGAAGAGCTGCACCAATGTAATAAGGAGATCAGTGCACTGGGCACagtaaaagaaagtagttttaattcttttttaggAGATTCATCCGGTATTTCGTTCGCCAGGTTAGTCTTTACCGCAACTAATTTTCGACAATACTCGGGGGACGATGTACTAGATGAAGATATTAAACAAAGAGAACAAAAGTACAAACAATATGTCGAAGCTGAGAATAACCCTCACTTTGATCCTTTGGAATTGCCACCTCGTCATGTTGCTGAAGTTATGATATCCAGATTTTTTGTAGATACTAATTCGCAGCTACCTTTACTGCATAGGGAACTGttcttaaaaaaatattatgaaCCTATTTATGGACCCTGGAATCCTGATATTGCGTTGGCATCTGACCaatcaaatataaataCAGAGTTCGAAATTCCAATCAGCAGTAGTTTTACAGCACACACGGAATCAAAGGACGAGAACACTACCGAGAATGTTGATGGACATCTTTCTGAGAATGTCCCATGGTATGACACTTGGGTGtttttgcaaaaagataatatgAGTTCAGTAATTCAACTACCGACAGAATTCCATATACcgtatttctttttgaacatTATATTTGCTATTGGTCACGCTACGCAGGTACTTAAGTCAGACATAAGTACTGTCGCTACATATAAAAGGCGTGCTACCAGATACATTacatctttattttcatcttcagacAGATTGGAGGCATTGGCAGGCACTTTGCTGATGGTGATTTATTCGATAATGAGGCCAAATGTTCCAGGTGTTTGGTATACTATGGGTTCTGTACTAAGGTTGACTGTTGATCTAGGATTACACTCAGAGAAAATTAATAAGAATTATGACGCCTTTACAAGGGAAATTCGTAGGCGATTGTTTTGGTGCGTATACTCCTTAGATCGGCAAATTTGTTCTTATTTTGGTCGACCTTTTGGTATTCCTGAAGAAAGTATTACCACCAGATATCCTAGTCTTTTGGACGATTCACTCATTACGATAACTAACCAAAATGTCGATGATTACTCGGATTTGCCAAACCCGAATCCCTCCTCGAAAGTTATCGCATTAGCCATGTATAAAATTAGAAGGATCCAAGCCAGCATCGTGAGAATACTTTACGCTCCCGGTGCAGAATTGCCTAGGAGATTTATGGACCTCGAGAGTTGGCGAATCGAAACCTACAACGAGCTTGAACATTGGTTCCAAGTGGACGTCCCTAAAAACTTTGATGTAATGAATTGTAAATTTAATAGCATCTGGTTTGACTTGAATTATCATTACTCGAAGAGTATTCTTTACGGACTTTCTCCGAAGTGCCCTACTTTGAATGACACTGCTTTCGAAATTGTCTTGAACAGTACAAAGGGAACCATAGATGTATTTTACAATCTTTGtgtcaataaaaaaattggttaCACGTGGGTAGCTGTTCACAATATGTTTATGACAGGTATGACGTACCTTTATGTGAATTTCTACTCAAATAACAACATAAATGATTCGCAGGAGAAAGTCTCTGAATACAGTGAAAAGGTATTAACagtattgaaaaatttgatagGTTTTTGTGAATCTGCAAAGACCTGCTACACTAGTTACAAGATTTTGTCATCAGTAGTGATAAAGCTAAAATTTATGCCATTGAAAGACGACAATGGAATTCTCTCCGATTCTAATACTCTAACGGCTCAGGCAAAACGTGTGTTAGGTTATGGTAAAAGAACTGACATGTTTGAGTGTGATAATAACACTTTTAATCAAAAGACATTCAATAAGAGcaattttgatgaaaaagtacCTTTCGATATACCTTTAGAAGAGTTTTTTACCGAGTTGGAAAAACACAGTAATATTGCCCAATGTGATACTTTAGATGTGAACGAAAACAATCCACTGATGAATGAAAGTGATCCTATGAATATAACTTCTGCAGTGAATAACCAGTTCAATAGTAATAATCAAGATATTATggatattctttttcaagtcaCTTCAGGATCTGTATGggatgaattttttgtcAGGTCAGGTAACGGGAACGAAGGCGAGTCATCATACGATTTCAGCAAAGGAAATAATCCTGGATCCAGCGGTATATTATAG
- the SMKI12G0880 gene encoding uncharacterized protein (similar to Saccharomyces cerevisiae YLR012C), whose protein sequence is MKTVYYKEITYQQYLQLQPEQQEKYLALCQEDFERETERIAFERQGGIPGIAKKLAQEEVAWFDRVTTWSYMNAYIPSYRRRKNFLKIDMLNFSNTEEY, encoded by the coding sequence ATGAAAACTGTCTATTACAAAGAAATCACCTACCAACAGTATCTCCAACTGCAACCTGAACAACAGGAGAAATATCTGGCTTTATGTCAGGAAGATTTTGAACGGGAAACTGAAAGAATCGCTTTTGAACGTCAAGGAGGCATTCCTGGTATCGCTAAGAAACTCGcacaagaagaagttgcTTGGTTCGATCGTGTTACGACATGGTCATACATGAATGCATATATTCCAAGTTACAGaaggagaaaaaactttctaAAAATTGACATgcttaatttttcaaatactgAAGAGTACTGA
- the PAM18 gene encoding Pam18p (similar to Saccharomyces cerevisiae PAM18 (YLR008C); ancestral locus Anc_5.232) gives MSSQGNTANSIDAPQLPIPGQPNGSANVNVSGAGFDAGVQGGKKTGMDLYFDQALNYMGEHPVITGFGTFLTLYFTAGAYKSISRGLNGGKSTTAFLKGGFDPKMNSKEALQILNLTENTLSKKKLKEVHRRIMLANHPDKGGSPFLATKINEAKDFLEKRGISK, from the coding sequence ATGAGTTCTCAAGGCAATACCGCTAACTCTATTGACGCACCACAGCTGCCCATTCCTGGTCAACCTAATGGCTCTGCCAATGTTAATGTTAGCGGGGCTGGTTTTGATGCCGGTGTCCAGGGTGGTAAAAAGACCGGAATGGACCTTTATTTTGACCAAGCTTTGAATTATATGGGGGAACACCCTGTCATAACAGGATTTGGGACCTTTTTAACTTTATACTTCACAGCAGGTGCATATAAATCGATATCTAGAGGGCTCAACGGCGGCAAGTCTACCACTGCGTTCTTGAAGGGTGGATTCGACCCAAAAATGAATTCTAAAGAGGCTCTACAAATTTTAAATCTAACAGAAAACACATTgtccaaaaaaaagttgaaagaaGTTCATAGGAGAATCATGTTAGCCAACCATCCAGACAAAGGCGGTTCTCCATTTTTGGCAACCAAGATAAACGAAGcaaaagattttttggaaaaaagggGTATTAGCAAATGA